From the genome of Candidatus Desulfofervidus auxilii:
ATTGTCAAATATTTCCTTAATGAATAAAAGTTTTTCAGACAGCTTAAATTTTATTATAGCCTCCAAAAAGATTTAAAAAAATTATTTGAAGCACTTATTAAAATTTTTTGAGAAAAAATGAGCGTTTTTAATTAAGAAATTCTTTTTAAATATTCATCAAAATCAGAGTCAAAACTAAGTATCCATTCTATTCCATATTCTTTAGCTCCAACCACCAAAAGAGCATCATTAAAATTAAGTTCTCCCCCAGAATTAAGACAAATTTCTTTAATTTCTGAAAACTTTTCTTCTTTCTCTTATCCTTCTGCCTAAGACCGAAAGCGTTTCTGCATAAACCACATCCGTAAAAATTAATTCCAATTCAGTAAGTCTCTTTTTAAGTTTTTCAGCCCTTTGATGTAAACTATCCCGTACATCAAGGAAAGCTACCAAAAATGAAGTATCTACCAAAACAAATTTATCATTCATAGATAGCCTCAGAATCCTTAAGAGCATCCGTGCTTCCCTTATCCAAAAACTTGCTTATTCCTCCTACCACCTCTTTCGGTTATCGGAAAATTACTGTTATCATCAGACAAATAGGAGAATTTACAAAGATCTCATCCTAAATCTTCTATCATTCTTCTAACAACCTTCAGCATTAAAGGTAAATGCTTTTTACATACAGTGAAAACAACCTCTTCGTCTATATCAAAATAGTGATGAGCAATAACATCTCTCATTTTCTTTGCTTTCTCCCATTCAACTTGAGGATACCTCAATAAAAGTTTTCCTTCTGTTATTTTATCTATTTGTTTTAAAGCTTCTCCTATAGCTATTAACTGCATACATATGGA
Proteins encoded in this window:
- a CDS encoding PIN domain-containing protein, whose protein sequence is MNDKFVLVDTSFLVAFLDVRDSLHQRAEKLKKRLTELELIFTDVVYAETLSVLGRRIRERRKVFRN
- a CDS encoding DUF86 domain-containing protein, whose product is MQLIAIGEALKQIDKITEGKLLLRYPQVEWEKAKKMRDVIAHHYFDIDEEVVFTVCKKHLPLMLKVVRRMIEDLG